The segment TCGCTTGCGACCCGTTCGTTTAACGGCAAGCCGTAGGCGACTTTGATTGGCTGATGACACGCAGTCGCCTGCGGCTTGCCGTTAAACGATCAGTCTCGTTTGTAAAACGGCAGCTGCACAACTTCGCCGTCGTGAAACTTGCCGCGGATGTCAAACTGGACTTTCGTTCCGGGCTCAGCGAACGCGGGATCGACGTAGCCCATCGAAATGGAATTCTGAACCGTCGGAGCAAACGCTCCACTGGTGACTTCGCCGACTACGTTGCCATCGACCACGACCGGACAGTTCTCACGGGCAGCACGTTTGCCCTTAAGCACAAAGCCGACTCGCTTCCGCAAACTCTCGTCTTTGCGAGCCGCCAGAATCGCAGATCGACCGATGAACTCACGATCTTTCACGTTGATCGCAAACTTCAGGTCCGCCTGAGCCGCGTTGATGTCTTCGGTAAGCTCGTGACCGTAGAGCGGCATGGCTGCTTCGAGCCGCAATGAATCGCGAGACGCCAACCCGGAAGCACCGCCTCCGACAGCTTTGCCAAGCTCGATCAACTGGCTCCAGATCGAAACCGCTGCGTCGCCGGGAACGATCAGCTCGCAGCCATCTTCGCCCGTATAGCCGGTTCGCGAAATGATGACTTCTGCGTCGCCGATCTTTGCAACGACGCCGGTATAATAAGAAAGTGTGTCCGGGTTCAAACTGGCGATTTTTGTCACCGCTTCGTTCGCCTTCGGACCTTGCACCGCGATCATGGCGGTGGACTCAGTCCGATCGTCGATTTCGATATCGCAGCCTTGAGGCAAGTTCGATTTCAGCCACTCAACAATTTTCGTTCGGTTGCTCGCATTGACGACCATCATGTAAAACGGCTGTTCGTCGGAATCGGCCAGGCGATAGACCAGCACGTCATCGAGAATGCAGCCGGCTTC is part of the Mariniblastus fucicola genome and harbors:
- the gcvT gene encoding glycine cleavage system aminomethyltransferase GcvT; the protein is MSSTSNLLSTPLTSWHVENGGRMVDFAGWSMPVQYGSIVEEHHQTRNAFGLFDVSHMGRLYFSGSEVGAFLDSLTTRRVSGIDAGKIRYSLMTNEAGCILDDVLVYRLADSDEQPFYMMVVNASNRTKIVEWLKSNLPQGCDIEIDDRTESTAMIAVQGPKANEAVTKIASLNPDTLSYYTGVVAKIGDAEVIISRTGYTGEDGCELIVPGDAAVSIWSQLIELGKAVGGGASGLASRDSLRLEAAMPLYGHELTEDINAAQADLKFAINVKDREFIGRSAILAARKDESLRKRVGFVLKGKRAARENCPVVVDGNVVGEVTSGAFAPTVQNSISMGYVDPAFAEPGTKVQFDIRGKFHDGEVVQLPFYKRD